Proteins encoded together in one Electrophorus electricus isolate fEleEle1 chromosome 9, fEleEle1.pri, whole genome shotgun sequence window:
- the si:ch73-337l15.2 gene encoding glutathione hydrolase 6 yields the protein MVQSTVRYTKLASEIQDEIETAHGGSDEDQVTIYLKQPTNGLQGEAGKKDTWVRVVMALVLLGIVLVFMILECNGWWSGLQGAGGNSSYSKIMKTQEEHDHHLHVGDAKGDDHKGGDHHHHHDHASLYHHAVVLTASDNCSKVGKELLQEGGNVVDGAVASLLCLGVVHPHIAGVGGAFSAILYNGTTGSLKVIYSTGPQVPSMPYGVPSILQGVRELHSRWGHSEWRSLFQGAIGLAEDGFLIDGILGRALEAHEDEITTSDLCDLFCNESRHLKSTGMLMSNRNLAELLRGASLNESHFPETLAMKLAEDLSLHERPAFSAAVQRSHGEINEPLIAEGEKYTVLSDTSPLTGLMLSVILERVREQSVAFQGSGDLNSVAASYASLFNLTWVLNNTGEKNLGSTELFGLNMRGSHIGVLDRRGNFIIMSASLNATWGSRRLLPSSGVILSSFTTNISHSPYVSFPLVIKISTDSDPESDGDEGDSELEVIAVAGGLSAVFNAAILLHNRVDFGMPSAEAVGSPLLHLEQGTTTAVAVCLSAISNGSDIYRLLPEWAGRLQEVEECADDSVSMLLRFHADHVSTHSAPAVTDHTDGY from the exons ATGGTGCAAAGTACTGTTCGGTACACGAAACTAGCATCAGAGATTCAAGATGAAATAGAAACTGCTCATGGTGGCAGCGATGAAGACCAAGTGACAATCTACTTAAAGCA GCCTACCAACGGTCTGCAGGGAGAGGCGGGGAAGAAAGACACATGGGTCCGGGTGGTGATGGCCCTCGTTCTGCTGGGCATAGTCTTGGTCTTCATGATTCTTGAGTGCAATGGCTGGTGGTCAGGCCTCCAGGGTGCAGGGGGCAACAGTTCCTATAGCAAGATCATGAAAACCCAAGAGGAGCATGACCACCACCTCCACGTGGGGGATGCCAAGGGTGACGACCACAAAGGCGGagatcatcaccatcatcatgaTCACGCTTCACTGTACCACCATGCTGTTGTCCTGACAGCCTCAG ATAACTGTTCCAAGGTTGGCAAAGAGCTTCTCCAGGAGGGAGGAAATGTTGTTGATGGAGCAGTTGCATCTCTGCTCTGCTTGGGAGTTGTCCACCCCCACATAGCAGGAGTAG GTGGTGCATTCTCGGCCATTCTGTACAACGGCACAACAGGATCACTCAAAGTAATATATTCCACTGGACCACAAGTGCCCTCAATGCCTTATGGAGTCCCATCCATACTGCAGGGTGTCAGAGAGCTGCACTCTCGATGGGGACATTCAGAATGGCGCAGTCTTTTCCAAGGAGCCATCGGCTTAGCTGAGGATGGCTTCCTGATCGACGGCATTCTCGGAAGGGCCTTGGAAGCTCACGAGGATGAAATCACCACGTCCGATCTATGTGACCTGTTCTGCAACGAGAGCAGACATCTGAAATCAACCGGCATGCTCATGTCCAACCGGAATCTTGCCGAGCTCTTGCGGGGTGCCAGCCTAAATGAGTCCCATTTCCCAGAAACGCTGGCCATGAAATTGGCTGAGGACCTCTCCCTGCATGAGAGGCCTGCTTTCTCCGCTGCCGTTCAACGAAGCCATGGAGAAATCAATGAGCCTCTTATCGCTGAGGGGGAGAAATACACTGTCCTTTCAGACACCTCCCCTCTCACGGGCTTGATGCTATCTGTTATATTAGAGCGAGTCAGGGAGCAAAGCGTGGCCTTTCAGGGAAGCGGAGATCTTAACAGTGTTGCTGCCTCTTACGCCAGCCTCTTTAACTTGACTTGGGTACTCAACAATACGGGCGAGAAAAACCTGGGCTCCACAGAGTTATTTGGTCTTAACATGCGGGGCAGTCACATTGGGGTGCTGGACAGGCGCGGCAATTTTATCATCATGTCGGCTTCTCTGAACGCCACATGGGGTTCCAGGCGGCTCCTGCCATCCAGCGGGGTTATCCTCAGCAGTTTTACCACAAACATCTCACACTCACCTTACGTCAGCTTTCCGTTAGTTATAAAGATCAGCACTGACAGCGACCCTGAGAGCGATGGCGATGAGGGAGACAGTGAATTGGAAGTCATTGCTGTTGCCGGAGGTCTTTCTGCTGTGTTTAATGCTGCCATTCTGCTGCATAACAGGGTTGACTTTGGAATGCCTTCGGCGGAGGCTGTTGGCAGTCCACTCCTCCACCTGGAGCAGGGAACCACTACGGCTGtggctgtttgtctgtctgccaTTTCAAATGGCTCTGATATTTATAGGCTGCTCCCGGAGTGGGCTGGGAGGTTacaggaggtggaggagtgcGCGGATGACTCCGTGTCCATGCTGCTGCGCTTCCATGCGGACCACGTTAGCACACATAGTGCCCCTGCTGTCACTGACCACACCGATGGCTACTGA